One window from the genome of Rhodococcus sp. ABRD24 encodes:
- the rplU gene encoding 50S ribosomal protein L21 yields the protein MATYAIVKTGGKQYKVAVGDLVKVEKIEGEPGTAVSLAPVLVVDGSELTTDADKLAKISVTGEVVEHTKGPKIRIHKFKNKTGYHKRQGHRQKLTILKVTGIK from the coding sequence ATGGCAACGTACGCGATCGTCAAGACCGGCGGAAAGCAGTACAAGGTCGCTGTTGGTGACCTCGTCAAGGTCGAGAAGATCGAGGGTGAGCCCGGCACCGCTGTCTCGCTTGCCCCGGTCCTCGTGGTCGATGGGTCCGAGCTGACCACCGACGCCGACAAGCTGGCGAAGATCTCCGTGACCGGTGAGGTCGTCGAGCACACCAAGGGCCCGAAGATCCGGATCCACAAGTTCAAGAACAAGACCGGCTACCACAAGCGTCAGGGTCACCGGCAGAAGCTGACGATCCTCAAGGTCACCGGCATCAAGTAG
- the obgE gene encoding GTPase ObgE, translating into MSRFIDRVVLHVSAGKGGNGCASVHREKFKPLGGPDGGNGGRGGDVVLEVDNSVHTLLDFHFHPRAKATNGTQGMGGHREGANGSDLVLKVPDGTVVLDKHGNVLADLVGIGTTFAAASGGRGGLGNAALASKARKAPGFALLGEEGEERDLVLELKSVADVGLVGFPSAGKSSLVSVLSAAKPKIADYPFTTLVPNLGVVSSGDTTFTVADVPGLIPGASDGRGLGLDFLRHLERCAVLAHVVDCATLEPGRDPISDVDALEAELAAYKPALSGDASLGDLADRPRIVILNKADVPEAAELAEMVTPDFEARGWPVFTISAVSRDGLRQLTFALAKLVAEYREAHPKAEPRRPVIRPIAVKETGFSIIADPETPGGFIVRGTQPERWVRQTAFDNDEAVGYLADRLARLGVEDELVKQGAEPGAYVTIGDVGFEWEPQTAAGIDITRTGRGTDARLDQVDRIGAAERKHAQRARRGLLSEDPKDQ; encoded by the coding sequence ATGTCCCGATTCATTGACCGCGTGGTGCTGCACGTCAGCGCCGGAAAAGGCGGCAATGGTTGCGCCTCCGTTCACCGCGAGAAGTTCAAGCCCCTGGGTGGGCCCGACGGTGGAAACGGCGGGCGCGGCGGGGATGTCGTGCTCGAGGTGGACAACAGTGTCCACACCCTCCTCGACTTCCACTTCCATCCGCGGGCCAAGGCAACCAACGGTACGCAGGGTATGGGCGGCCATCGTGAAGGTGCCAACGGCTCAGACCTGGTCCTGAAGGTCCCCGACGGTACCGTCGTGCTCGACAAGCACGGCAACGTGCTCGCCGACCTCGTCGGGATCGGCACCACATTCGCCGCGGCTTCCGGTGGCCGTGGCGGGCTGGGCAACGCCGCGCTGGCGTCGAAGGCGCGCAAGGCACCGGGCTTCGCACTGCTCGGCGAGGAGGGCGAGGAGCGCGATCTGGTCCTCGAACTCAAGTCGGTAGCAGACGTCGGACTCGTCGGATTTCCGTCTGCGGGCAAGTCGTCGCTGGTTTCGGTGCTGTCCGCAGCCAAGCCGAAGATCGCCGACTACCCGTTCACCACGCTCGTGCCGAACCTGGGTGTCGTCTCCAGCGGTGACACCACCTTCACCGTTGCCGATGTCCCCGGGCTGATCCCGGGTGCCAGCGATGGTCGCGGTCTGGGCCTGGACTTCCTGCGTCACCTCGAACGGTGCGCGGTACTCGCGCACGTGGTGGACTGCGCCACCCTGGAACCTGGCCGTGACCCGATCTCCGATGTCGACGCACTCGAGGCGGAGCTGGCCGCATACAAGCCGGCCCTGTCCGGCGATGCCAGCCTGGGCGACCTCGCCGACCGGCCGCGCATCGTCATCCTCAACAAGGCGGACGTGCCGGAGGCGGCCGAACTCGCCGAGATGGTGACGCCAGACTTCGAGGCACGTGGGTGGCCCGTGTTCACGATCTCGGCGGTGAGTCGGGACGGTCTGCGGCAGCTGACGTTCGCGCTTGCCAAGCTGGTCGCTGAATACCGCGAGGCACACCCCAAGGCCGAGCCCAGGCGCCCGGTCATCCGTCCGATCGCGGTGAAGGAGACCGGGTTCAGCATCATCGCAGACCCGGAGACCCCGGGCGGCTTCATCGTCCGTGGTACCCAGCCCGAGCGGTGGGTCCGGCAGACGGCGTTCGACAATGACGAGGCCGTCGGCTATCTCGCCGACCGATTGGCCCGGCTCGGCGTCGAGGACGAACTGGTCAAGCAGGGTGCCGAGCCCGGCGCGTACGTGACCATCGGCGATGTCGGCTTCGAATGGGAGCCCCAGACCGCGGCGGGTATCGACATCACGAGGACCGGTCGCGGCACCGATGCGCGACTGGATCAGGTCGACCGCATCGGAGCCGCCGAGCGTAAGCACGCACAGCGTGCGCGGCGCGGACTGCTCAGTGAGGATCCCAAAGACCAGTGA
- a CDS encoding translation initiation factor IF-2 N-terminal domain-containing protein translates to MADKAPPESVQDPIAEATAEPSATPVLPEKIRVHALAKLLGVTSKQVLAEAAALGTELRSAQSSLQREIAERIHATMSGLVTAAPAAQPPPTGKAGVEQAPEVVTEAAPVPSEAAAEKAPVAAKAPRKRTRVKPPVPEAVTTSEAVTTSESVTTPEVAAAPSVGLFTNVELGAETVADSDSAPTAFQAPLFLQPDAAAAEVAPRRRRSRRAAAAPEAEATVAAPAETTDATETTGTTEIDQIAAVTADADAGTAAAAETPEAGEGEGSDQQRRRRRGRRGRGRGRGEYHADGTESDETVEGETSEDDKPQGGDVESAPGVEDAAEAAESTEGAEPAEGAEDEQSDADESGDGSSRRRRRRRRRKGGADGEASSEDDPPNTVVHEREPRSRPRSKDEVQGISGSTRLEAKRQRRRDGRDAGRRRPPILSESEFLARREAVDRVMVVREKIGGTNPAASTQVAVLEDGVLVEHFVTGTSSTSMVGNIYLGRVQNVLPSMEAAFIDIGRGRNGVLYAGEVNWEAAGLGGNSRKIEQALRPGDQVLVQVSKDPVGHKGARLTTQISLAGRFLVYVPGGTSTGISRKLPDTERKRLKEILREIVPADAGVIIRTASEGVSEAELARDVTRLQSQWATIEEQAAKADSGKSGNPQTLYEEPDLLVKVVRDLFNEDFSKLIIEGEKAWNTVEGYIKAVAPDLLSRVERHVADAGALDVFGTHRIDEQLAKALDRKVWLPSGGTLVIERTEAMTVVDVNTGKFTGAGGNLEETVTRNNLEAAEEIVRQMRLRDIGGMIVVDFIDMVLESNRDLVLRRLTEALGRDRTRHQVSEVTSLGLVQMTRKKLGTGLVEAFSTTCEHCHGRGIVIHAEPVEVKSSDDGGRSSQPKESGGRKKRGRDRAAAATAEPETNGQQHGTVEEAVVDASVKRAHPVALAMAAHHTDDDHGDRAEAPAADAPAAEDSVSEAPAAEAPTAPVQESGVGEEMSAPKTRRRSRRVSRAVAAPVAETSDAGAVFVIPTTTEPEPSAPASEPQSAAVVKPEPVAAAASLSAAPTVDGVAEPARRPRRRRAAARPAGPPVDAEA, encoded by the coding sequence GTGGCCGACAAAGCGCCGCCCGAAAGTGTGCAGGACCCGATTGCGGAAGCAACGGCCGAGCCGAGTGCCACCCCGGTGCTCCCGGAGAAGATTCGTGTCCACGCCCTGGCCAAGCTGCTGGGTGTGACCAGCAAGCAGGTTCTCGCCGAGGCCGCTGCGCTGGGCACCGAGCTGCGCAGTGCGCAGTCCAGCCTGCAGCGTGAGATTGCCGAACGCATCCACGCCACCATGTCCGGCCTGGTGACGGCGGCCCCGGCAGCGCAACCCCCGCCGACGGGGAAAGCTGGCGTCGAGCAGGCGCCGGAGGTCGTGACCGAGGCAGCGCCTGTGCCGTCGGAGGCTGCGGCGGAGAAAGCCCCGGTTGCCGCGAAGGCCCCGCGGAAGCGGACGCGCGTGAAGCCGCCTGTTCCCGAGGCAGTCACCACTTCCGAGGCAGTCACCACTTCCGAGTCGGTCACCACTCCCGAGGTGGCAGCGGCCCCGTCCGTCGGGCTCTTCACGAACGTCGAGCTGGGCGCCGAGACGGTCGCCGACTCCGATTCGGCACCTACAGCCTTCCAAGCGCCACTGTTCCTGCAGCCCGACGCCGCGGCGGCCGAGGTCGCACCGCGACGTCGTCGCAGCCGCCGTGCCGCGGCCGCACCTGAGGCTGAAGCGACCGTCGCCGCACCCGCCGAGACGACAGACGCGACTGAGACGACCGGTACGACCGAGATCGATCAGATCGCGGCAGTCACCGCGGACGCGGACGCCGGCACCGCAGCGGCCGCCGAGACCCCCGAGGCCGGTGAGGGCGAGGGCAGCGATCAGCAGCGCCGCCGTCGTCGAGGTCGCCGCGGCCGCGGCCGCGGGCGAGGCGAGTACCACGCCGACGGCACCGAGAGTGACGAGACCGTCGAGGGCGAGACGTCCGAGGACGACAAGCCCCAGGGCGGAGACGTCGAGTCCGCACCGGGTGTCGAGGACGCCGCCGAAGCCGCTGAGTCCACCGAGGGCGCTGAGCCCGCAGAGGGTGCCGAGGACGAGCAGTCCGACGCCGACGAGTCCGGTGACGGCAGTAGCCGCCGGCGCCGTCGCCGACGTCGTCGCAAGGGTGGCGCCGACGGCGAGGCTTCTTCCGAGGATGATCCGCCCAACACCGTCGTGCACGAGCGTGAGCCGCGCAGCAGGCCCCGCTCCAAGGACGAAGTTCAGGGCATCAGCGGATCGACGCGCCTCGAGGCCAAGCGTCAGCGCCGCCGTGACGGGCGCGACGCCGGTCGCCGTCGCCCGCCGATCCTGAGCGAGTCCGAGTTCCTGGCGCGCCGCGAGGCGGTCGACCGGGTCATGGTCGTCCGGGAGAAGATCGGGGGCACGAACCCCGCCGCCTCCACTCAGGTGGCGGTGCTCGAGGACGGCGTGCTCGTGGAGCACTTCGTCACCGGTACATCGTCGACGTCGATGGTCGGCAACATCTACCTCGGACGCGTCCAGAACGTGCTGCCCAGCATGGAGGCCGCGTTCATCGATATCGGCCGCGGGCGCAATGGCGTGCTGTACGCGGGTGAGGTCAACTGGGAGGCCGCCGGGCTCGGCGGCAATTCCCGGAAGATCGAGCAGGCGCTGCGCCCCGGCGACCAGGTGCTGGTGCAGGTCAGCAAGGACCCGGTGGGTCACAAGGGTGCCCGCCTGACCACGCAGATCAGCCTGGCCGGACGCTTCCTGGTGTACGTGCCTGGCGGCACCTCCACCGGTATCAGCCGCAAGCTTCCCGACACCGAGCGCAAACGCCTCAAGGAGATCCTGCGCGAGATCGTCCCGGCCGACGCCGGCGTGATCATCCGCACGGCCTCCGAGGGTGTCAGCGAGGCGGAACTCGCTCGTGACGTCACCCGGCTGCAGTCGCAGTGGGCGACGATCGAGGAGCAGGCCGCGAAGGCGGATTCCGGCAAGTCGGGGAACCCGCAGACGCTGTACGAGGAGCCCGACCTGTTGGTCAAGGTCGTCCGAGACCTGTTCAACGAGGACTTCTCGAAGCTCATCATCGAGGGCGAGAAGGCCTGGAACACGGTCGAGGGCTACATCAAGGCTGTCGCACCGGATCTGTTGTCGCGTGTCGAGCGGCATGTTGCCGATGCCGGAGCCCTGGATGTGTTCGGCACCCACCGGATCGACGAGCAGCTCGCGAAGGCGCTCGACCGTAAGGTGTGGCTGCCTTCGGGTGGCACACTGGTGATCGAGCGCACCGAGGCAATGACGGTGGTCGACGTCAACACCGGGAAGTTCACCGGTGCCGGCGGCAATCTCGAGGAGACTGTCACCCGCAACAACCTCGAGGCTGCCGAAGAGATCGTGCGCCAGATGCGGCTGCGCGACATCGGCGGCATGATCGTCGTCGACTTCATCGACATGGTGCTCGAGTCGAACCGGGACCTCGTCCTGCGTCGTCTCACCGAGGCCCTGGGCCGCGATCGCACGCGCCACCAGGTGTCGGAGGTGACATCCCTGGGTCTCGTCCAGATGACCCGCAAGAAGCTCGGAACCGGTCTGGTGGAGGCCTTCTCGACGACCTGTGAGCACTGCCACGGTCGGGGGATCGTCATCCACGCCGAGCCTGTCGAGGTGAAGTCCTCGGACGACGGCGGACGTTCGAGCCAGCCGAAGGAATCCGGCGGGCGCAAGAAGCGTGGGCGTGATCGGGCCGCCGCGGCGACTGCAGAACCCGAGACCAATGGTCAGCAGCACGGGACGGTCGAGGAAGCGGTGGTGGACGCGTCCGTCAAGCGTGCGCATCCGGTCGCCCTGGCAATGGCGGCGCACCATACGGACGATGACCATGGCGACCGTGCCGAGGCTCCGGCGGCTGATGCTCCGGCGGCTGAGGACTCGGTGAGCGAGGCTCCGGCGGCTGAGGCTCCCACGGCACCGGTACAGGAATCCGGGGTCGGCGAGGAGATGTCCGCGCCGAAGACCCGCCGGCGCAGCCGCAGAGTCTCACGTGCGGTGGCCGCGCCGGTTGCCGAAACATCCGATGCGGGAGCAGTTTTCGTGATCCCGACGACGACAGAGCCGGAACCCTCTGCTCCGGCGTCGGAACCTCAGTCGGCGGCGGTCGTGAAACCTGAGCCGGTAGCGGCGGCCGCGTCCCTGTCAGCGGCTCCGACGGTCGACGGAGTGGCGGAACCGGCACGACGGCCCCGTCGCCGTCGCGCCGCCGCCCGTCCTGCAGGCCCTCCGGTCGACGCAGAGGCCTGA
- the ndk gene encoding nucleoside-diphosphate kinase: protein MTERTLVLIKPDGVSRGYVGEILSRIERKGLSIAALELRTATSEVAATHYAEHEGKPFYPGLLEFITSGPLVAAVLEGPRAIAAFRQLAGGTDPVDKAVPGTIRADLALDGGQNLVHGSDSIESAEREISLWFPQLAHA from the coding sequence GTGACTGAGCGCACCCTGGTACTGATCAAGCCCGACGGAGTCTCCCGTGGCTACGTGGGAGAGATTCTCTCCCGCATCGAGCGCAAGGGACTGAGCATTGCGGCGCTGGAGTTGCGGACCGCGACCAGCGAGGTAGCCGCGACCCATTACGCCGAACACGAAGGCAAGCCGTTCTACCCGGGACTGCTGGAATTCATCACCTCCGGCCCGCTCGTGGCAGCGGTGCTCGAAGGGCCGCGCGCGATCGCCGCGTTCCGTCAGCTCGCCGGCGGCACCGATCCGGTCGACAAAGCCGTTCCCGGCACGATCCGCGCCGACCTGGCGCTCGACGGCGGACAGAATTTGGTACACGGATCAGACTCCATCGAATCTGCCGAGCGTGAGATCTCGCTCTGGTTTCCGCAGCTCGCGCACGCCTGA
- a CDS encoding DUF4233 domain-containing protein, whose amino-acid sequence MAGTLVLEAIVILLALPVVAVVNAKGLTWASGTYVCVLALLMFLGAGVQGKPWAMKLNLTLQVIAVLGFFVDIAIGVVGLLFGAVWLYILYLRKDISQRIARGLLPGQRD is encoded by the coding sequence ATGGCGGGCACCCTGGTCCTCGAGGCGATCGTGATCCTGCTGGCGCTGCCGGTGGTGGCGGTCGTGAACGCGAAGGGCCTGACCTGGGCGTCCGGCACCTACGTCTGTGTGCTTGCGCTGCTGATGTTCCTGGGCGCGGGGGTGCAGGGTAAGCCGTGGGCGATGAAGCTCAATCTCACGCTCCAGGTGATCGCCGTCCTCGGCTTCTTCGTGGACATCGCCATCGGCGTCGTCGGTCTGCTCTTCGGCGCGGTATGGCTGTACATCCTGTACCTGCGCAAGGACATCTCGCAGCGCATCGCGCGGGGTCTGCTTCCGGGTCAACGGGACTGA
- the rpmA gene encoding 50S ribosomal protein L27: MAHKKGASSSRNGRDSNAQRLGVKRFGGQAVSAGEILVRQRGTHFHPGTNVGRGGDDTLFALAAGAVEFGTKRGRKTVNIVPAAAEA; encoded by the coding sequence ATGGCACATAAGAAGGGTGCATCCAGCTCCCGTAACGGTCGCGATTCAAACGCACAGCGACTCGGCGTCAAGCGTTTCGGCGGCCAGGCCGTCAGCGCCGGTGAGATCCTCGTGCGTCAGCGTGGCACCCATTTTCACCCCGGCACCAATGTCGGCCGTGGCGGTGACGACACCCTGTTCGCTCTCGCTGCGGGCGCCGTCGAGTTCGGCACCAAGCGTGGGCGCAAGACCGTGAACATCGTTCCGGCTGCGGCAGAGGCCTAG
- a CDS encoding folylpolyglutamate synthase/dihydrofolate synthase family protein — MSTERPGEPTPVDLAELALVEAELDKRWPETKIEPSLTRISALMDLLGSPQHNYPTIHVAGTNGKTSVTRMIDALLTRLHRRTGRTTSPHLQLVTERIGIDGAPIPVRTYIDTYRELEPFIAMIDQQSEAAGGPAMSKFEVSTAMAYAAFAEAPVDVAVVETGLGGKWDATNVIDAQVAVITPIGLDHTDYLGPDLASIAGEKAGIIKKGRDSGIEGVAPIDTVAIIAEQSSEVMDVLLRRTVEADAAVAREGSEFRVLRRQIAIGGQQLELQGLGGVYDDIFLPLHGEHQARNASLALAAVEAFFGAGPDRQLDVDAIREGFASVVNPGRLERVRSAPTVFLDAAHNPHGARALAAALAAEFDFRKLVGVMSVMGDKDVDGILAALEPVFDELVVTHNGSPRAMDIEDLANRAVARFGDERVVVAPTLPDALETAIGLAEEVAEPGEAVSGAGVVVTGSVVTAGAARTLFGKDPA; from the coding sequence GTGAGCACCGAACGTCCGGGCGAACCCACTCCGGTCGACCTCGCGGAGCTCGCGCTCGTCGAGGCCGAGCTGGACAAGCGCTGGCCCGAAACCAAGATCGAGCCGTCGCTGACCCGCATCTCGGCCCTGATGGACCTGCTCGGGTCGCCGCAGCACAATTACCCGACCATCCATGTCGCGGGCACCAATGGCAAGACGTCGGTCACGCGGATGATCGACGCATTGCTCACCCGATTGCACCGCCGGACAGGACGGACCACCAGCCCGCACCTGCAGTTGGTGACAGAGCGGATCGGCATCGACGGCGCGCCCATTCCGGTGCGCACCTACATCGACACGTACCGTGAGCTCGAGCCGTTCATCGCGATGATCGACCAGCAGTCCGAGGCTGCCGGTGGTCCCGCGATGAGCAAGTTCGAGGTCTCCACGGCGATGGCGTACGCCGCGTTCGCGGAGGCGCCCGTCGACGTTGCGGTCGTCGAGACCGGACTCGGTGGCAAGTGGGACGCCACCAACGTCATCGACGCGCAGGTAGCGGTCATCACCCCGATCGGGCTCGACCACACCGACTACCTCGGCCCCGATCTCGCGTCGATCGCGGGGGAGAAGGCCGGGATCATCAAGAAGGGCCGCGACAGCGGTATCGAGGGTGTTGCACCGATCGACACCGTCGCGATCATCGCCGAGCAGAGCTCCGAGGTGATGGATGTACTACTGCGGCGGACGGTAGAGGCCGACGCCGCGGTCGCTCGTGAGGGCTCGGAGTTCCGGGTGCTGCGCCGACAGATCGCAATCGGTGGTCAGCAGCTCGAGCTGCAGGGCCTCGGCGGTGTGTACGACGACATCTTCCTGCCGCTGCATGGTGAGCATCAGGCACGAAACGCGTCCCTCGCGCTCGCTGCCGTCGAGGCGTTCTTCGGCGCCGGTCCGGACCGTCAGCTGGACGTAGACGCGATCCGTGAGGGTTTCGCGTCCGTCGTCAACCCTGGACGGCTCGAACGGGTGCGCAGCGCGCCGACGGTGTTCCTCGACGCCGCGCACAATCCGCACGGCGCGCGGGCCCTCGCCGCTGCCCTGGCCGCCGAGTTCGACTTCCGCAAGCTCGTCGGTGTCATGAGCGTCATGGGTGACAAGGACGTCGACGGCATCCTCGCCGCCCTCGAACCAGTCTTCGACGAGCTCGTGGTGACTCACAACGGGTCGCCGCGCGCGATGGACATCGAGGATCTCGCCAACCGTGCGGTAGCGCGTTTCGGTGACGAGCGCGTTGTCGTCGCTCCCACTCTGCCGGACGCACTCGAGACCGCGATCGGTCTGGCCGAGGAGGTCGCCGAGCCCGGTGAGGCAGTATCGGGGGCGGGCGTCGTGGTCACCGGTTCGGTAGTAACCGCGGGCGCGGCCCGTACCCTGTTCGGAAAGGACCCCGCGTGA